The following coding sequences are from one Leptolyngbya sp. NIES-3755 window:
- a CDS encoding hypothetical protein (similar to AA sequence:cyanobase_aa:cce_4707), with protein sequence MQQDFSTSEPLSSADLKAVDRLWTVLAELQIVHPPEVEKPIEDQPIRWQDPTVLPPPIAIAPIPPKITPDPSRAVEAFEQLQAVLIDPKLAPIKQELDQLMAQIHQSDQLIELLLPLVTKLLERKISESQEEIAQAIAPTMGKAIQKQIEIEQDSIVDALYPIIGGTISKYLAETVRAINDQIENTLSVQGIKRKITARIKGVSEAELILKEAMPLKMQAVFLIHKASGLVLSEIQGSGDQQLDSDMVAGMLTAIRSFANDCIAQVGQSSELNEIDYGRSKIVLEVAGYCYLAIVIQGEPTQQFLDQVRQVLRTLVQHEGTTIAAFEGDYDELPQTIPTTLQTLLEQNTIQKANKPPIAIIVALIAIAVPIGISWYHEHLRERVQTAIDKTPELAIYDLEPEVRFGQVKLLGRLPNEPLRAKAAQITKETLPNWSIDNDITVVDVPADPMLAAAEVQRITKLLNQSPDINIVVNYQSEQVTIEGTVLQANEIKRITQAYRRIPGVKTVQSALQVRSIRKEFRLYFAIDSIQLERSRTDLAKLRSFLQQYPQRTFRIVGYSNDLRLARSRAQTVQKMLVQQGVPFNRIEMSASDQFDSIEPEWRHRSAIVEVK encoded by the coding sequence ATGCAGCAGGATTTCTCGACTTCGGAGCCTCTAAGTTCAGCCGATTTGAAAGCAGTCGATCGATTGTGGACTGTATTGGCTGAACTTCAGATTGTGCATCCGCCCGAAGTTGAGAAACCGATCGAAGATCAGCCGATTCGATGGCAAGATCCGACTGTTCTACCGCCTCCGATTGCGATCGCGCCGATCCCGCCAAAAATCACTCCAGATCCAAGTCGAGCAGTAGAAGCATTTGAACAATTGCAAGCGGTTTTGATTGATCCGAAGCTGGCTCCCATTAAACAAGAACTTGATCAGTTGATGGCTCAGATCCATCAGTCGGATCAGTTGATCGAACTATTACTGCCGTTGGTGACAAAGCTATTAGAGCGCAAAATCTCAGAATCTCAGGAAGAAATTGCACAAGCGATCGCGCCCACAATGGGAAAGGCAATTCAGAAACAGATTGAGATTGAGCAAGACTCGATCGTCGATGCTCTCTATCCGATTATTGGTGGAACAATCTCGAAGTATCTTGCTGAGACGGTTCGTGCAATTAATGATCAAATTGAGAATACATTGAGTGTTCAAGGAATCAAACGAAAAATTACAGCGCGAATCAAAGGAGTGTCTGAGGCAGAACTGATTCTTAAAGAAGCAATGCCTCTAAAGATGCAGGCAGTCTTTCTAATTCACAAAGCATCGGGACTGGTCCTCTCAGAAATTCAAGGCTCTGGAGATCAGCAGCTTGATTCGGATATGGTTGCTGGAATGTTGACGGCAATTCGGAGCTTTGCGAATGATTGTATTGCTCAAGTGGGACAGTCTTCGGAACTGAATGAAATTGATTATGGTCGATCGAAGATTGTCTTAGAAGTAGCGGGCTATTGTTATTTAGCGATCGTGATTCAAGGTGAACCAACACAACAGTTTCTTGATCAAGTTCGACAAGTCTTGAGAACATTAGTTCAGCATGAAGGAACTACGATCGCAGCTTTTGAAGGGGATTATGATGAGCTTCCGCAAACCATTCCAACCACACTGCAAACATTACTAGAACAGAATACAATTCAGAAAGCGAACAAGCCACCGATTGCTATTATTGTGGCACTGATCGCGATCGCGGTTCCGATCGGAATTTCCTGGTATCACGAGCATCTACGAGAACGGGTGCAAACTGCGATCGATAAAACTCCAGAGCTTGCAATTTATGATTTGGAGCCTGAAGTTCGTTTTGGTCAGGTAAAGCTACTGGGGCGGTTACCGAATGAACCCTTACGTGCAAAAGCCGCACAAATTACGAAAGAAACCTTGCCAAATTGGTCGATCGACAATGATATTACTGTTGTTGATGTTCCCGCTGATCCAATGCTGGCAGCCGCAGAAGTTCAACGAATCACAAAGCTCTTGAATCAATCTCCCGACATTAACATCGTTGTGAACTATCAATCTGAGCAAGTCACAATCGAAGGAACAGTGCTGCAAGCTAACGAAATCAAGCGAATTACTCAGGCTTACCGTCGAATTCCCGGAGTTAAAACGGTTCAAAGCGCGCTTCAAGTCCGCTCGATTCGCAAAGAGTTTCGGCTCTACTTTGCGATCGATTCGATTCAATTAGAGCGATCGAGAACTGATTTAGCAAAACTGCGATCGTTCTTGCAGCAGTATCCACAACGGACATTCAGAATCGTTGGCTACAGCAATGATCTCAGGTTAGCCCGATCACGCGCCCAAACGGTTCAAAAGATGTTAGTTCAGCAAGGAGTTCCATTCAATCGGATCGAAATGAGTGCTTCGGATCAGTTTGATTCAATCGAACCGGAGTGGCGACATCGATCTGCGATCGTCGAAGTGAAATAA